The genome window CTGCAAAGTGAAACTGACTTCGGGGGCTGACttttccccaaaatggctgcttcaaattaaaatggcagactttgtcTTTTCTAGCATGGCTtgatgagactttttttttttttttttgtagggctAGTTATTGATAGAAATGCCTcccaaatgtcatgttgcaaAATGAAACCAGCTTCAGAGGCTACATTTTCGACAAAATCTATGTCGTTTcagaccaaaatggctgacttcctgtgtcttttacagcaagggttcttgagacttttttgtgggcctCCTCATGACAGACAATTACAGTACTAGGGGGCGCTACCGAGCCAACCTTTGTGGTTCACGACCTCGACAACTACCAAATGTAAATTTTCACCGGGATGACCACACCtgtgcctcccccccccccccaaaaaaaaaacaggctttaCAGTACTCGTACCTTTAATTTGATCTTGATCTCTTCTGCAAGGACGACATGagaatttgagtttttttttttttttttttggcatgacacacacacacatgcgacACATGACACTGGCAGGTAGAGCAAAGCCTGACTGGTGAGTGCCAGAAATTCAATCACAAAGGAATGTTGCGCGGCGCTGCGGATTCTCACTTTGGCTCTCCTTCCAGCCGCCACTTTACATACTTGTCAGCGTGACAGCGTGGCGAAGCGCAAACCTGTTGAGGAAGGCGTTCCCGAAGGCGTTCAGCTTCCTGAAGGGCTTCTTGGGGTCCACCACCAGGGCGTTGCCGGGGATCACGCCCTCCGTGTCGCCGTGCATCACCGCGATGAAGGAATCCGTGGTGGGCTCGGGCCCGATGCGCATGCCGGGGAAATCTTGCTCCAACAAGTAGCTGTGGGACAAGTGAGGCGTTCGATGACCAGATGCCTTTGATAAGATGAGAGCAGCGTTTCAAAAGCACTTTTTCGACCAAGCAGCACAGTTAGTCTCTGGTAAAAGTTGGAAAGGGTACCAATATAAGACATACGTACTACTTTTCGGCATCCTTCCGTTGGGCTTTTGCTTACCAGCAGTGCCCTGATTGTTTTTCGTGCTCATGTGACACATTTGCTGCCTTTTGCTAAGCACAATTGGCTATGCGCAATTGCTATGCTAGCACTAAGCTAGTATTTCTCAACAACTAACAATCAAGTGATAAGAATTCAACTTCAACAGACAAAAATGGAGTGCAGTACTTGGCTGCAcccagcagaggcactgttgattcaTCTTCAACTAGTTCCAAATCAAGTCATATGCACAGTCCTTTCCGTGTTGAAACCGATCTCTTTTAGACAACCTTAACTATTTTTAGAACATATTTGACCACATAACATCGTCCGGAGACGATCGTGGGATACATCCGTGGGGAGTCGCTCGGGTTAAATGACGTTCTTTAGGATAGTCGGCCACGCTTCTCCTCGTCACAATTTGTTAACTTCCCAGTTTCCCAATCAACCCGGGCCAGATGGTTCGACACGGTTTTAGTGGCTACATGGGAGTAATCCCCAGCAGATCCGCCCTAATGCTCTTTATCGTAACAACAAGGAGATGTTTTCGGAAATCTTCCTTTTCGTGGTGGCACCTGACAAACCAGTTTGAGTAATGAGTAAATTGAACACGCATTGAACAGTGTTGTCTCTATGGAACGATTTGAGACAGTTGCCCGGGAGAAATCCAGAGCTGCAAGAATTTGGCAGCACATCTAGCGCTTGCAATGCCAATGTTTGGATGCACAGCCTGGTCACGTGCCGGCTGTTAATGCAAACCGTGACGAGGCTAAGCGCAGGAATCGCAATCTCGCAATCTCACCGAGTTTCTCGCCATTGATCGCTATGGCAACACAGTCAcgaaaacacaaacagaaaatatgaattataaATTGTTCGATATTAGCATTACACGTCTTTGATGGAAATAAGTATTATGACCAATTCAAAACTGACACCCTAAGCATTTTGCAATTGTTTTCTACATTTCTATGCAGCATAATAGTTGTTTTCTAAAagttttgacttattttaaaaacatctaTCACATTTGAAGTTCATTACAATTGAATGTTTTTCCTAAAAACTGGCATTTTCTATGCTTTGTCATGaggtacctttttttttttttttttaggttaccAAAAATGCTTCCTCACTCAACAAGTGATAAAAGTTTGGAATCTTCCTTCCATCGTCAGCTTGCATTTTACAAGCAGGGGGGTTAATCTTACGATGTTGTGTTATGTCTTGCGAACACAGGCCGTGAGTGGACTATAAATGTTCCTGTCAATGTTTTAAGTGTTaacagatttattattattattattattatttttaaacatccttacaatgaacacacacacagcatacacacatgtacaccTTGGAGAGGAGCAAGCAGTGCCTGGTGGCGCCATCTCGGCTGACGTATTGTGTAACGGCACGTACGAGTACGTACGTGTATCCTCCTTTTGGTGTTCACTTTATAGTCTAtgtttaaaagctttaaaaaaaacagcacttgaACTCGACATGACAACCCCTGCTCGCCATTCGGGGCCCTCACAGGCAACTTCACCagttaaaatgtcacaaaagttgTTACTTAAATCTGACACGGAAAGTGAAAGAGAAATCTTCCTTCGGGAATGCCTGAACCACGACAcacttggtggaggtaataaaaAGATGATTTGTTCCAGATGAACTACTGAAATGAATCATTCATGAAGTGTGACTGCAGCCGGGTCTGACCGAAGGTTACCGAGCATTTTGCACATTCCTCATTGTCGCGGTAAAATGTCACTGGTCAGGCTGCTGGCTGGGGGAAGGGTGGCGGTGGCGGTTGGGCTGGGGTGCTAGTTGGGTGTTGTCATCAACGAAAGAGTGATGAAGAGGGAAAGGGAGGAAGAAGGAGATGGGATGTATGCAGGAAGTTGCTCGAGCGCGTCCTCGCTGGCTTGAAAAGACTAATTAAGTGTGCGCACGTATCGAAGACATTCATAATCCCAATTTATATTTTTACTGAACTGAGTACAAGGgaacgggatttgaacccacaacggctgaactgtaaggctgatgtgctaaccagttgtccactgtgccgctaACTTAAgagatttgtttccaaatatatGATAAATTTAAgccatgcaaagactgagaactttGCAGTGCTACTCGTGtgactgcagtttactgagtcacagtagtCGTGAAACGCTTGTTCGCTcgtgtattatactgcccccggtggccaagtcccACACAAAATGCCTCaataaattaatgtttttttattctttacattctacttaattatgttattgctatatgtttttttttttttaagtacaagtAATCAAGCTGTTTTCCTCGGAACCAAAACATTTTTCGTAGGTGTTTTTTGGAGAGGATTGAATGGATTAAtgcaatttccattcatttcaatagggaaagatgatttgagataagaatGCTTTGATTTACAATGTggcatggaatgaattaaacttacAACTCAAGACTCCGCTGTGAATTCATATATTCTACATTCCTCTATTTTTTACAAGTTGGAacttaattacattaaaaaaaaaaaaaagatacattcaGCTGGAAAATGTTTCCACAAAACTTTGAACTCCAAATGGTACCACTTTAGGAGACATCcactttttaatatttgtttttgaatgttaAACTGTCGACGATGCTGGAAAAAGGCATAAAGCAGCAATACAAACAACGTCTCCGCATTTCAGCATTAGGAAGCGGACAACTCTTTTATCGACTACAAGTGACATTTCAAGATGGCCGAAGGTTCAAAGGTTTACATGAgtgaaatctttaaaaaaaaaaaagattacgtCACAAAAAGTCTATAAAGTTCCAGGCCTTAGCTAGCGAGCCGTGCCACGAAGAGTGAAAAACCCCCGAGTATTTGATAAcctcacccccccccaaaaaaaaatattcacaattcaactttattagttattaaatacacattttaaagggCTTTTTATCGAGTCAAAGGTTCATTTATTGAGTGAGTGAGTTCAGTCAGGCGACATGCCATAATACTgtcaaattcaaaacaacaactaaaataatttgacaaattaaaaatagttacataaaaaaaatggacccctatcattgaaacatttttgttcccAAAATGACTctaattcaaaaatgtttatctaatcaaataatttggtaatggatttaaaaaaaaaaaaaaaattacatttaaaaatgtacctGACATTGCCTGTACGAATGAACTAAAATGAATGACATGATTGTTacaatgatatgatatgatatgatccatccattttctataacacgTATCAGTAGGCCCCGAtctcagctgactgggcgagagccGGAGTACCCCCCGGACCGGTTGCCAgtaaatcgcagggcacacatagacgaATAACCCTTTACACTTCCGtcttaaaaataactaaataaaaaataaattacgcTTTCCACTCACATGGACACTCGATGGGCAATTCGgtcttcgatgaacctaacatgcatctttttggactgtgtgaggaagccggagcgcccagagaaaagccacgcaaaaACGGGGAGGAAATAAGACGGGAGCCGTGATTCGAACCCCTAAGCTCGTGCTAACCGCTCATCCATCCTATTTAGAGTTGATATCATGGAAAACGTGAGGTTTGCAGCTTAATAAAGCCACCaaaatgctgtcatttttttgttttcataatctattcaaatgtggTTTAAAGTCATGTGGAATGGTTCCAGCGGAGGGAGAACAGAAAGTTTGGGTGTGTAACATCTCCATTTCCTccaatttgtgttttgttgttctcACCGTATGAAGCTGGTCTTGCCCGTGGAGTACTGGCCCACCAGCAGCACCATGGGCTTGTTGTCAAAGTCGGCATCCTCCAGCGCCGGCGAGTGGAACTCGTGGAACTTGTAGTTCTCCTCCAGCGGCAGCAGCTTGGTCTTGTAGAGCTTCTTCAGACCGTCGCTGACCGTCTGGAAGACCTCGGGCTCCTTCTTCCTGCGGTCGTCGCCTCCCAGCCAGCTGAACATGATGACGGCTGCACTTCGCTTGTGGTCTGCTGGCCGGTGAGTCTTGAGATCTTTTAGGGCACACAGAGGGCGGATGGCTTCTTCATATATGGAAACGTCAAAAATAAAGAAGGGGGTCCAACTGGGGCCACTAAGCACAACAAGCCAACAAAACGTCtttttctatttaaatgacaaatatcATAATATAGGCCATATACGGTTTACATTGAAAGTATTGCGTGTGGTTCTAGGCAGCTAATTTGATGCTATTAAAAGAGAGCGAAAAAAGTCAGTACCCAAGCTGTCAAAGATGCTTTGCGTGTTGTGCCAATTACACACGACGCTCTAATTGCATTCTCTTCATCCGGGTTCTTGCAGCTTCTTCAAAGCCCCTGATGTTCCCAAAAGGGCAAGAAGACCGATTTTGGCTCAATATATTGTAAGACTGTCATAAATAACGGCGTCCTTCCGCAATAATACCGCTATGGGGACGTGGGCGAGCACAGGAATCCCATCAATGATGCACTGAGCTgccgtttgttgttgttgttgttattattcatTCCGTCCTtccgtccttccttccttccttccttccttccttccttccaccgCCACCGTTAGCGATCAAAAGTGGATTTGTGTCGTTTGGAATTGAAAATAAACGTCAACGAACGATTAGGAGGTGAGGTCCAAGTGTTTCTTGCAGCCGGTCCCTCGCTCTCCTCCTCCCGCAGCTCGTATTTAAATGCCGACTCGCTGGGAAACCCGAGCCCACCGGAAGTGGGCCACTGGCGGCCTCGTGGCCCCGCCCAGTGATGCGGCACCGGTGGTGCGCCACCGAGAGGCCAAAAGCGGTACGCGACGGGACgagcagcaaaaaaaatgatgacGGAGGTAACTGAGCGTGGTCGCGTGACCGCGGGCCCATAAGTCTGGCGCTAACCGACACTaccacagtagtaaagtcataactCAAGATATGCACGAAAAGCACCATAAATATAATCAAATGGCGGGGAAAAACAAGTAATTAAGGCGGCGAGTGAGTGGGCCGTGTGGCCAGCTATTGTTAAGCCATGCCAAGTCCAGGGATGTCAAAGTCAATTTAGATCAGGGGCCACATTCaacccaatttgatctcaagtgggccagACCACTATATTTTTCGCTTAAGCTATAAATAACGAGTATTATATATGAATAAGTGCATCAACATCAGGAGTTAAATCTCGAGTAGCGGCCTATATCAGAATGTCATTTCAGTGGTACTCCGTATGCCCTCCAGTGGACCAAATTGGCAAAAAGTGTTActttattgaaaaattgcagTTGTTTTCTCTATCCCCACAGGCCAGGTTGGCCGCCCCGACGGGACAGTTTTGGCCCACGGGCCGTACATTTGACACCGTGCTGTCATCTACCGCTAAGGTTTGAAAACTTACTGCCAAGATACCTTGGTGAGTTCCTTCGCATGACATACTGTAGcttgtgaataaataaaaaaaatatttaaaaaagaacattccAGGAACGCTTAACAGTTATGTTAGCCGAGCAAACAATGAGGCCATCATTCATGATAATATTAAGTGGCATTTGGGAATAACAGACAACCCAAAAGGTAATCGAGGGCAGCAGATAAAAGTATCCTGTTGTCCGTGCAATCCCACGTAGTGAAGGTGCCGGCGCTTTGTGCGCACGTTCAACAAAGGAAATGGATTAAAAAAGGATTTAATAGAGCCTATCATCGGTCAAGGATAGACATAGTcgccaatacattttcaatcgctttattgggggggggggggggtgaaacgTGAAAACAAACACGTAATCAGCACATTTGGATGGCCACAAGTCACTCAACATGCACACTGGCTGGCGGGTTCGCCGGGTAAAAACCAATCAACTCGACAGACTCGTTTCCTGACACGCACGTTACTCGCCGGGCCAGCTGGGTTTCGACGCACTTTCACGCAGCTCCAAGTCCAAGTGCGGTGGCCCCGAAGACTCAAAAAGGTGCAACAGTGGAAGGCAAGAAGAGCCCATGCCACAGGTCAGTGTGTTAAGGCAGTGCTACTCATTCACTGGAGATGACCAAGTTCCATTTTTTGGCAATTTCGTCCACCTCCCAGCCTGCAGCGCCCGCCGGCCGCGGCCCCGCCTCTTCCCTTGACGCTTGCCTGACGAACACCTTTTCCACCCTCAGATCGCCATTTGCCACCTTCTCGCCGCCTCCTTCGCCCTCCCCCCGACTCGTCGTCTCCAGCCCCGGCAGCACCAGCTGCCTCATTTGAGGGTCCCAGTCAATACAGAGCGGTCCTGCCTCCTCGTCTTGCTCGGCGACCGTCGGCACGAGGACGCCATAGTTGTCAGCGGTTAGCTTCGAGGAACCAGCGTGGCAGGCGAAAGGGGGTGGCGTGCTTTGAATGTCTTCCCTTCGCATCTGGTATGGACTCCCTGTCACCTCCTTCCCCTTGGTCACTGGCACATTTGGAGGCGTATTCGCCAAATAACACGTTGGGAAGTCTGCCTGAGTTTGGGCGACATTTTCCAGAGGTTGTCTGCTTTGCGCTTGCGGCAAGTAGCACTGAGACGCGGGTTGGCTGGCATTCTTAACGCGCAACTCTTCGGGATGGGCGTCGCCCTGTTCACCGCCCTCCGTCGTAGCCACCCCGACCACGCCGTAGCTCGGCAAGTAATCGCAGGGTTCTCCTGGCTCCGGATGCCAGATGGCGTTGGAAGGTCCGCAGTCTGATGCGCCGTTGTCCTCGTCGTCCGAAGAGCGCCCGCTTTTGAGGGGGGTGATGGGGTCGTGCGGTAAGGGCATGGTTTGATGTCGAATCAAGAACAAGTCCTTGAAGGCAAAAAGAGAGAGGTGTGAGAAGAATAGGTCAGTTTCTTGGAATGTTTCATCGTAATCAGTGGCAGAGCATGTCCAATTTGAAGATAGGATGCCACGGATGAACAACCGGCTCAGGAATTGACACGGACAGGTTGTGGGGGGCGAGCCGCTTTCTTTCCTCAAGACACATTTTTATACACGCTCGTGACACAACAATTCCAGGGAGCCCCCTCGGTTTCTCAGAATCACGATGACTCTCTAACCCGCAGGTATCAAACTGgtggccagatccggcccgccacatcattttattgcTCTTATGCATAAACACAGCGCGTGAGCTGGGTTTTGATTTTGGCCGGCGATAGCAAGTGTCTAAACTACAGTTAGGCCCGCTATTCGCATTACCAGGGTATTGGGTCTTTTCTGTCCATTCCCCATCAGGTAGTGATAGAGAACGTAGCCGACCACCAGAAGAATGCAGATGCACAGCGACGGAACCACAATACCCACAACCACCATCCGCACCTGGCCGGTAACAGGATCTGGGGGGAATAACACGTGCAGGTCACATCGtaatatgtttttcaaattgacaaaaaaaacccacattcaGTTTGTACCTTTGCTCGTGGTGATGCAGTGCCTCTCTGACTGGTGGCAGTGGAAGTGCAAGGAAAGCAATCTGGTTTTTGCACTGAAGCAGTATTCCGTGTCATAATCCATCAGCCTGTATTTGTATGGGCTGAAGGTGACTGGAAAATGGTGCTGCCGAATAGTAACGGGAGATTTTGGTTTTGGTAAGCGGTGCTTTTAAAAACAGTACGTGTGAGATCTGCCAGAAAAAAAGctggactggtgtcacaaaagatatgtTTCAAACCTAAACTACAAACTCAAGTTTTGCCCTTCAATGTTATAGCCCCGGAGTTGCAGCCATTAATTACCGTATTTTGATTGTGAGGCGCAGTCTCAATTACGGTgtctatttctgtacttaaggcgcaccgtattattaggcgcatgctaaaacaaggtaaacagtgagtttggttgaactttattctTCTAACGTACTTCCAAatacactcacattatttttttgatcaatcttttgt of Phyllopteryx taeniolatus isolate TA_2022b chromosome 18, UOR_Ptae_1.2, whole genome shotgun sequence contains these proteins:
- the il20ra gene encoding interleukin-20 receptor subunit alpha, with amino-acid sequence MSPSFHKCGLFCFFLIIRELSCKGPSLPPSPVNVSFSSLNLRNVLQWNPGDGTPDGTRYTVQFAFYGDSVEGSKGKRVNWRPVPRCKETARTWCDLSRETWDLQQEYYGRVRAVGSALSKWVVTHRRFNPKSDTTFGQPQISVEVKDNNAIIYLTGPIRYQPDDHAPPISMATIYPQMTYNLSVYNMRQEQVHHFPVTFSPYKYRLMDYDTEYCFSAKTRLLSLHFHCHQSERHCITTSKDPVTGQVRMVVVGIVVPSLCICILLVVGYVLYHYLMGNGQKRPNTLDLFLIRHQTMPLPHDPITPLKSGRSSDDEDNGASDCGPSNAIWHPEPGEPCDYLPSYGVVGVATTEGGEQGDAHPEELRVKNASQPASQCYLPQAQSRQPLENVAQTQADFPTCYLANTPPNVPVTKGKEVTGSPYQMRREDIQSTPPPFACHAGSSKLTADNYGVLVPTVAEQDEEAGPLCIDWDPQMRQLVLPGLETTSRGEGEGGGEKVANGDLRVEKVFVRQASREEAGPRPAGAAGWEVDEIAKKWNLVISSE